Proteins found in one Candidatus Cybelea sp. genomic segment:
- the argF gene encoding ornithine carbamoyltransferase encodes MVAPAPSPLSGLAGRHFLEVDDLSHGELSALLRLAGFLKERPVRAASALLKGRTVALLFEKPSLRTRVSFEVALTQLGATPLFAQRSEFAIGSRETPEDAARVLSRYVDAVVIRTHDHAGLQRFAAAASVPVINALSADAHPCQALADLQTLRERFGEVAGLRIAYVGDGRNNVAASLARAAVMMGATMHFGSPPTHRPSETFLAQLARLGKASGGCARAFANPVRAVRGADAIYTDVWTSMGEERFRERNDAMLRPYGVTGELMAYAAPHAAFLHCLPAHRGEEVTAEVIDGPQSAVFDQAENRMHAQKALLLALLTDSKGFPI; translated from the coding sequence GTGGTAGCGCCAGCCCCTTCGCCCCTTTCCGGCTTGGCCGGGCGCCATTTTCTGGAAGTCGACGATCTTTCGCACGGCGAGCTGAGCGCGCTGCTGCGGCTTGCGGGGTTCTTGAAGGAACGGCCGGTGCGCGCCGCAAGCGCGCTGCTCAAGGGGCGGACCGTCGCGCTGCTTTTCGAAAAGCCGAGCCTGCGGACGCGGGTCTCCTTCGAGGTCGCGCTCACCCAACTGGGAGCGACGCCGCTCTTCGCCCAGAGGTCGGAGTTCGCGATCGGCTCGCGCGAGACGCCCGAAGACGCCGCACGCGTGCTCTCGCGGTACGTCGACGCGGTGGTCATCCGAACGCACGATCACGCCGGCCTGCAGCGCTTTGCCGCGGCAGCGAGCGTACCGGTGATCAACGCGCTCTCCGCGGACGCGCATCCGTGCCAGGCCTTGGCCGATCTGCAGACGCTGCGCGAACGCTTCGGCGAAGTCGCCGGATTGCGCATCGCGTACGTCGGCGACGGGCGCAACAACGTTGCGGCGTCGCTGGCACGCGCGGCCGTGATGATGGGCGCGACGATGCACTTCGGATCGCCGCCGACGCATCGCCCCTCAGAAACCTTTCTCGCGCAGCTGGCGCGTTTGGGAAAGGCCTCGGGCGGCTGCGCGCGCGCGTTCGCCAATCCGGTGCGCGCGGTGCGGGGCGCGGATGCGATCTACACCGACGTCTGGACCTCGATGGGCGAGGAGCGGTTTCGCGAGCGCAACGACGCGATGCTGCGCCCCTACGGCGTTACCGGCGAACTAATGGCCTACGCCGCGCCGCACGCCGCCTTCTTACACTGTCTGCCGGCCCACCGCGGCGAGGAGGTCACCGCGGAGGTGATCGACGGACCGCAGAGCGCCGTCTTCGATCAAGCCGAGAACCGCATGCACGCGCAAAAAGCGCTGCTCCTCGCACTCTTGACCGACAGCAAAGGATTTCCGATATGA
- the argR gene encoding arginine repressor, producing MKDRRQRAILTLVATRPVRSQEELVALLRRQGFEVTQATVSRDIKELRLTKVPITSEEGGAFKYVVPSAAANYVSRLHRAMAELTTTIEASGNLIVIHTAPGSAMMLASAVDEAAWPEVLGTIGGDDTILIVVRSAEETPFVRQRFADLRGQAEAA from the coding sequence ATGAAAGATCGCCGGCAACGTGCTATCCTCACCCTCGTGGCAACGCGTCCGGTCCGCTCGCAAGAAGAGCTCGTCGCGCTGCTGCGCCGGCAGGGCTTCGAGGTGACGCAGGCGACCGTCTCGCGCGATATCAAAGAGCTGCGGCTGACGAAGGTGCCAATTACGTCGGAGGAGGGCGGCGCCTTCAAATACGTCGTGCCGAGCGCGGCCGCGAACTACGTCAGCCGGCTGCACCGCGCGATGGCGGAGCTGACGACAACGATCGAAGCGAGCGGAAATCTGATCGTGATCCACACCGCGCCGGGGAGCGCGATGATGCTGGCTTCGGCCGTCGACGAAGCCGCGTGGCCGGAAGTTCTCGGGACGATCGGCGGTGACGACACGATTTTGATCGTCGTGCGTTCTGCGGAAGAGACGCCGTTCGTGCGGCAGCGGTTCGCCGACCTTCGCGGCCAAGCGGAGGCGGCATGA
- a CDS encoding argininosuccinate synthase: MSRIVLAYSGGLDTSVLLKKLILEGSDVIAMTVDLGESDAVAGSGARAALEAVRAKALSLGASAAVLVDARERFISDYAFAALRANALYQDVYPLSAALSRPLIAELLVQTAHEYGATTVAHGCTGKGNDQVRIELGVRALDPTLVCRAPLRESPLSRPDAIAYAAEHGIPIAHTVEKPYSIDANLWGRSIEAGVLEDPANAPPEDAYAWTRSPEAAPPVPQEIVVAFDSGEPSIAGARGAAMTAELNRVAGAHGIGRIDLIEDRVVGLKSREIYECPAAIVLIAAHRALERLVLTRDELRFKALADQRYAELIYDGLWMQPLRAALDALYASFATRMSGEVRLRLYRGNATVIGLHSPNGLYRERLATYGTRDEFDHQAAGGFIALQALPLEAFAAAAARERVAT; this comes from the coding sequence ATGAGCCGTATCGTCCTGGCCTACTCGGGCGGACTCGACACGTCGGTTCTGCTCAAGAAGCTGATCCTCGAAGGGAGCGACGTCATCGCCATGACGGTCGACCTCGGAGAGAGCGACGCGGTCGCGGGGAGCGGCGCCCGCGCTGCATTGGAAGCGGTGCGCGCCAAAGCCTTGAGCCTTGGCGCGTCAGCTGCGGTGCTCGTCGACGCGCGCGAGCGCTTCATCTCCGATTATGCGTTTGCGGCGCTGCGCGCCAACGCGCTCTACCAAGACGTCTATCCGCTCTCTGCGGCGCTTTCTCGCCCGCTGATCGCCGAACTGCTCGTGCAGACTGCCCACGAGTACGGCGCGACGACGGTGGCGCACGGCTGTACCGGCAAAGGCAACGACCAAGTGCGCATCGAGCTCGGTGTGCGCGCGCTCGATCCAACGCTGGTCTGCCGTGCGCCGCTGCGGGAATCGCCGCTCTCGCGCCCCGACGCGATCGCTTACGCTGCCGAGCACGGCATACCGATCGCGCACACGGTCGAGAAGCCCTATTCGATCGACGCGAATCTGTGGGGGCGGTCGATCGAGGCCGGGGTGCTCGAGGATCCGGCGAACGCACCGCCCGAAGACGCGTATGCTTGGACGCGTTCGCCCGAAGCCGCGCCGCCGGTTCCCCAGGAGATCGTCGTCGCGTTCGATTCGGGCGAACCGAGCATCGCCGGCGCTCGCGGCGCGGCGATGACCGCCGAGCTCAATCGCGTAGCCGGCGCGCACGGCATCGGCCGGATCGATCTGATCGAAGACCGGGTCGTCGGCCTGAAGTCGCGCGAGATCTACGAATGCCCGGCGGCAATCGTCCTTATTGCAGCGCACCGCGCGCTCGAGCGGCTCGTGCTGACGCGCGACGAGTTGCGTTTCAAGGCGCTCGCCGATCAGCGTTACGCGGAGCTGATCTACGACGGGCTCTGGATGCAGCCGCTGCGGGCGGCGCTCGATGCGTTGTACGCGAGTTTTGCGACGCGGATGAGTGGGGAGGTGCGCCTGCGGCTGTATCGCGGGAACGCAACCGTTATCGGGCTGCATTCGCCCAACGGGCTGTACCGCGAGCGTCTGGCGACCTATGGCACGCGCGACGAGTTCGATCATCAGGCGGCCGGCGGATTCATCGCGCTGCAGGCGCTGCCGCTCGAAGCGTTCGCGGCAGCGGCCGCGCGCGAGCGCGTCGCAACATAG
- the argH gene encoding argininosuccinate lyase has protein sequence MLQWGGRFANAPDPQLLAFGSSLEEDLVLAAFDVECSRAHVAALRAGGIIDEPQATTLLGALESVRDEITDGSFAQTARAGGFEDVHGAIDARVRALAGETGEWLHAGRSRNDQVATTLLLYVRDRAGSAARCAHAIARAIGERARGEFEAGTLLAACTHRQPAQPAMLAFVLMAWAEPFVRATSRFLAARRAAAAACPLGSAALAGSSLPLDRMRAADALAFAAPARNALDAIGNRDAALDLAHAFVRATIDASRICEELIAWAAPAYGYVQLGDAASTGSSLMPQKRNPDPFELVRARAAAGVGRYAGALATLCGLAPSYQRDLQVTKSQIIAIVEDSLRTLEAFARAFDAVTFVREKMAAGALEGYTVATDVADALIGHGVTARTAHALVGAAVARAESEQRALAAQDFAWLAGESGIASLPAPLDAQASVEGKRTRGSTSPDEVRRQLASLESELRNLQTQL, from the coding sequence ATGCTCCAGTGGGGCGGACGCTTCGCGAACGCACCCGATCCGCAACTCCTCGCGTTCGGCTCCTCGCTCGAAGAAGATCTCGTGCTCGCCGCGTTCGACGTCGAGTGCTCGCGCGCGCACGTTGCGGCGTTGCGGGCAGGGGGAATCATCGACGAGCCGCAGGCGACGACGCTGCTGGGCGCGCTGGAGAGCGTGCGCGACGAGATTACCGACGGCAGCTTCGCGCAGACGGCGCGTGCCGGCGGGTTCGAAGACGTGCATGGGGCGATCGACGCGCGCGTTCGCGCCCTCGCCGGCGAGACCGGCGAGTGGCTGCACGCGGGGCGTAGCCGCAACGATCAGGTCGCGACGACGCTGCTTCTCTACGTGCGCGACCGCGCGGGCAGCGCCGCGCGATGCGCGCACGCGATCGCACGCGCGATCGGCGAGCGCGCACGCGGCGAGTTCGAAGCGGGAACGCTGCTGGCGGCCTGCACGCATCGGCAGCCGGCGCAGCCGGCGATGCTCGCGTTCGTGCTGATGGCCTGGGCCGAACCGTTCGTGCGTGCAACTTCGCGCTTTTTGGCGGCGCGGCGCGCAGCGGCGGCCGCGTGTCCGCTCGGCAGCGCAGCGCTGGCGGGGTCGAGCCTGCCGCTCGACCGGATGCGGGCAGCCGATGCGCTCGCCTTCGCTGCGCCCGCGCGCAACGCGCTCGACGCGATCGGCAACCGCGACGCGGCGCTCGATCTGGCGCACGCGTTCGTGCGGGCGACGATCGATGCGTCGCGCATCTGCGAGGAACTGATCGCGTGGGCCGCGCCTGCCTACGGTTACGTGCAGCTAGGGGACGCGGCGTCGACCGGATCGAGCTTGATGCCGCAGAAGCGCAATCCCGATCCCTTCGAGCTCGTGCGCGCTCGGGCGGCGGCGGGCGTGGGGAGGTATGCCGGTGCGCTGGCAACGCTCTGCGGGCTCGCGCCCTCGTACCAGCGCGACCTGCAGGTCACCAAGAGTCAGATCATCGCGATCGTCGAGGATTCGCTGCGCACGCTCGAAGCATTCGCGCGGGCGTTCGACGCGGTGACGTTCGTGCGGGAGAAGATGGCGGCGGGCGCACTCGAGGGGTACACCGTGGCGACCGACGTCGCCGACGCGCTGATCGGACACGGCGTGACGGCGCGCACGGCGCATGCGCTCGTCGGTGCGGCGGTGGCGCGTGCGGAGTCGGAGCAGCGCGCGCTGGCCGCGCAAGATTTTGCGTGGCTCGCGGGCGAGAGCGGAATTGCGTCGCTGCCGGCGCCGCTCGACGCGCAAGCCTCGGTCGAAGGGAAAAGGACGCGCGGCTCGACCTCACCCGACGAAGTGCGCCGCCAACTCGCCTCGCTGGAATCCGAGCTGCGCAACCTGCAGACGCAGTTGTGA
- the argC gene encoding N-acetyl-gamma-glutamyl-phosphate reductase: protein MTRVHVTGAAGYAAAEAVRWLHAHPFVEVGVVESRSHAGERLGDHFALLRDAPYCCAEPGSVLQSACAGDVAIVGGTDDESRAIVPRLLEAGLRAIDLSAQYRADASAAYGLCEWERAAIAQARLVANPGCYPTATLLSLLPLGTIGTPRQVVIDAKSGITGAGRRPRVESLFAEVNGEIRAYGLEGHRHQAEIERALRAGGIRASVTFTPHVVPIARGMLVDAYAIFEEALDAHAVQAAYEFAYAGSPFVRVLAAGRTPSVAGVVGTNGAELRVDVQGCVVRAICAIDNLGKGAAGQAVQNLNIMLGLPEESGFGNRIVVA, encoded by the coding sequence GTGACCCGCGTGCACGTGACCGGCGCAGCCGGGTATGCGGCGGCCGAGGCCGTTCGATGGCTGCACGCGCATCCGTTCGTCGAGGTCGGCGTGGTCGAGAGCCGCAGCCACGCGGGCGAGCGGCTCGGCGACCACTTTGCGCTGCTGCGCGACGCGCCGTACTGCTGCGCGGAGCCGGGCAGCGTGCTGCAGAGCGCCTGCGCCGGCGACGTGGCGATCGTCGGCGGAACCGATGACGAATCGCGCGCGATCGTGCCGCGGCTTCTCGAGGCCGGACTGCGCGCGATCGATCTCTCCGCGCAGTATCGCGCCGACGCCTCCGCGGCGTACGGCTTGTGTGAGTGGGAACGGGCGGCAATCGCGCAGGCACGCCTGGTCGCCAATCCCGGCTGCTACCCGACGGCGACCCTGCTTTCGCTGCTGCCGCTGGGGACGATCGGCACGCCGCGTCAGGTCGTGATCGATGCGAAGAGCGGCATCACCGGCGCCGGACGCCGTCCGCGCGTGGAATCGCTCTTCGCCGAAGTGAACGGCGAGATTCGTGCCTACGGCTTGGAGGGACACCGCCATCAGGCGGAGATCGAGCGCGCACTGCGTGCCGGGGGAATTCGGGCGAGCGTCACCTTTACGCCGCACGTCGTGCCGATCGCGCGGGGCATGCTCGTAGACGCCTACGCGATCTTCGAGGAGGCGCTCGACGCGCACGCGGTGCAGGCGGCCTATGAGTTCGCTTATGCGGGAAGCCCGTTCGTGCGCGTGCTCGCCGCCGGCCGGACGCCCAGCGTCGCAGGGGTCGTGGGAACCAACGGCGCGGAGCTGCGCGTCGACGTTCAAGGCTGCGTCGTGCGCGCGATCTGCGCGATCGACAACCTCGGCAAGGGCGCGGCCGGACAGGCCGTTCAGAATCTCAACATCATGCTGGGACTCCCGGAGGAGAGCGGGTTTGGCAATCGCATCGTCGTCGCTTGA
- the argJ gene encoding bifunctional glutamate N-acetyltransferase/amino-acid acetyltransferase ArgJ: protein MAIASSSLELIALRGGLGCVPGVRLAGVHAGIKPRKRDLALVLFDTPQSCAAVVTTNDIKAAPLLVSAEHLGRSPAMRAIVCNSGCANACTGERGERDARATARQAAALLDLLPSQVVVASTGVIGVPLAIDRVQRGLERAAMQLDFGGKAAYDAAEAIMTTDRVPKLSAYAFYHEDRKYVVGGIAKGSGMIAPNMATMLAFIATDFPLSRGGLARVLESASDASFNMISVDGDMSTNDAVYAFAPALLDGGEAPPACARALHAVCLDLAQAMVADGEGATKSLEVRVSQARDVAQARQIARAIINSNLVKTAIYGEDPNWGRIVAAAGAARAQLDPACWSLYLNGKPWVAQGAIELLSEAEAHRELEGSAIGVELRLGIGEAEATGWGCDLSRDYVRINASYRT, encoded by the coding sequence TTGGCAATCGCATCGTCGTCGCTTGAGCTGATCGCCCTGAGAGGCGGCCTGGGCTGCGTCCCGGGCGTGCGCCTCGCGGGCGTGCACGCCGGGATCAAGCCGCGCAAGCGCGACCTGGCGCTGGTGCTCTTCGATACACCGCAGAGCTGCGCGGCGGTGGTGACGACCAACGACATCAAGGCCGCACCCCTGCTGGTGAGCGCGGAACACCTCGGGCGCTCGCCGGCGATGCGCGCGATCGTCTGCAATTCGGGCTGCGCGAACGCCTGCACGGGCGAACGCGGCGAGCGCGACGCGCGCGCGACCGCGCGCCAAGCGGCGGCGCTGCTCGATCTGCTGCCCTCGCAGGTCGTCGTCGCGTCGACCGGCGTGATCGGCGTGCCGCTGGCGATCGATCGCGTGCAGCGCGGCTTGGAGCGCGCCGCGATGCAGCTCGATTTCGGCGGGAAGGCGGCCTACGACGCGGCCGAAGCGATCATGACGACCGATCGCGTGCCGAAACTCTCGGCCTACGCGTTCTATCACGAGGATCGCAAATACGTCGTCGGCGGGATCGCCAAAGGGTCGGGAATGATCGCTCCCAACATGGCGACGATGCTCGCCTTTATCGCCACGGATTTTCCCCTCTCGCGCGGCGGCCTCGCGCGCGTGCTGGAGAGCGCCAGCGACGCGAGCTTCAACATGATTTCGGTCGACGGCGACATGTCGACTAACGACGCGGTGTACGCATTCGCTCCGGCACTGCTCGACGGCGGCGAAGCACCCCCGGCCTGCGCGCGGGCGCTGCACGCCGTCTGTCTCGATCTCGCGCAGGCGATGGTCGCCGACGGCGAGGGCGCGACCAAATCGCTCGAGGTGCGGGTGAGCCAGGCGCGCGACGTAGCGCAGGCGCGGCAGATCGCGCGCGCGATCATCAACAGCAACCTCGTCAAGACGGCGATCTACGGCGAAGATCCGAACTGGGGACGGATCGTCGCGGCCGCGGGTGCGGCGCGCGCGCAGCTCGATCCGGCGTGCTGGTCGCTCTATCTCAACGGAAAGCCGTGGGTCGCGCAGGGCGCGATCGAGCTGCTTTCGGAGGCCGAGGCGCATCGCGAACTGGAGGGTTCGGCGATCGGCGTCGAGCTGCGCCTGGGGATCGGTGAAGCCGAGGCGACCGGTTGGGGCTGCGATCTCTCGCGCGACTACGTGCGCATCAACGCGAGCTACCGCACCTGA
- a CDS encoding acetylornithine/succinylornithine family transaminase: protein MLAGGFLDTYRRAPITIVAGDGCEVVDENGKRYLDCIGGLAVCALGHAHPAIADAVASQARRLVHASNLYHHEPATSLVRELLARSGMDAVFLCNSGAEANEAAIKLARKWAYRRGERERRTILACSGSFHGRTLGALAATANAAYHEGFEPLPAGFAFTPFNDVAALEGAIDEQVAALIVEPVQGESGVHPASVEFLSRARQLCSERGALLVFDEIQCGAGRTGSFFAFEQFGIGPDIVTLAKALANGLPIGATIANERAAIGFAPGDHGSTFGGSPIPCAAAMAHLRVRDELDLDAAVRERSAQLFEALGALARARPDVFGAPRGMGLLIGLPVAAPHEASALAGAARANGLLLGTAGGNTLRFAPPLIISEADVSRAVSLLREVAFYICKSVE from the coding sequence ATGCTCGCCGGCGGATTTCTCGATACCTACCGGCGTGCGCCGATCACGATCGTCGCGGGCGACGGCTGCGAGGTCGTCGACGAGAACGGAAAGCGGTATCTGGATTGCATCGGCGGCCTTGCGGTCTGCGCGCTCGGGCACGCTCACCCGGCGATCGCCGACGCGGTCGCTTCGCAGGCGCGCCGGCTCGTGCATGCGAGCAATCTCTACCACCACGAGCCCGCGACCTCGCTCGTGCGCGAGCTGCTCGCGCGCTCGGGGATGGATGCGGTCTTTCTTTGCAACTCGGGAGCGGAGGCCAACGAAGCCGCGATCAAACTCGCGCGCAAGTGGGCCTACCGCCGCGGCGAGCGCGAACGGCGGACGATACTGGCCTGCAGCGGTTCCTTCCACGGGCGCACGCTCGGCGCGCTCGCGGCGACGGCCAACGCCGCGTATCACGAGGGATTCGAACCGTTGCCGGCGGGCTTTGCGTTTACGCCGTTCAACGACGTCGCAGCGCTGGAGGGAGCGATCGACGAGCAGGTCGCCGCGCTGATCGTCGAGCCGGTGCAGGGAGAGAGCGGCGTGCATCCGGCGAGCGTGGAGTTTCTTTCTCGCGCGCGGCAGCTCTGCAGCGAACGCGGCGCGTTGCTCGTCTTCGACGAGATTCAGTGCGGGGCCGGACGGACGGGGAGCTTCTTCGCGTTCGAGCAGTTCGGTATTGGACCGGATATCGTGACGCTGGCGAAGGCGCTGGCGAACGGTCTGCCGATCGGCGCGACAATTGCGAACGAACGCGCCGCGATCGGCTTTGCGCCGGGCGATCACGGCTCGACCTTCGGCGGCTCCCCAATTCCGTGCGCGGCCGCGATGGCACATTTGCGCGTTCGAGACGAACTCGATCTCGACGCTGCCGTGCGCGAGCGCTCCGCGCAGCTCTTCGAGGCGTTGGGAGCGCTGGCACGGGCGCGGCCCGACGTCTTTGGCGCGCCGCGCGGGATGGGTCTGCTCATCGGTCTGCCCGTCGCCGCACCGCACGAAGCGAGCGCTTTAGCGGGCGCCGCCCGGGCAAACGGGCTGCTCCTCGGAACCGCCGGAGGCAACACGCTGCGCTTTGCGCCGCCGCTAATTATTTCCGAGGCAGACGTATCTCGCGCGGTGTCACTGCTGCGCGAGGTGGCGTTTTATATTTGTAAAAGCGTGGAATAA
- a CDS encoding cyclopropane-fatty-acyl-phospholipid synthase family protein has protein sequence MIAPTRDVGTAEVASRDPWANTALEVLRLLFGRAFASDFSVELWDGTRVWADKHERFVLRVNAPGALRLAFTPPADLSTGRAFAAGLLDVHGDLECAVDAFYRVGQARSPLRVVRLLAALSRLPAMPPPELREAKLHGGRHSRARDRAAIGFHYDQPVEFYRSFLGCEMNYSSAYFDDGCETLDAAQSAKMDYVLRKLRLRPGERLLDVGCGWGGLVLRAAQRFGARVLGITLSTRQLEEARRRIANGGVFDRARVELRDYRDLRGERFDKIVSIGMFEHVGRAKLPAYFRAVYRALRPGGLFLNTGISNQDPRSDGKTTGFMDRLIFPDGELVPISAALNISERAGFEVRDVESLREHYMRTTREWVANLERNRAAAVAAASEVTYRLWRLYLAGSAQGFRVGRIGIYQSLLARPRAGGFVELPATRRDLYAGEVAGG, from the coding sequence ATGATCGCCCCGACGCGGGATGTAGGCACAGCCGAAGTCGCTTCGCGCGACCCGTGGGCGAATACGGCCCTCGAGGTGCTGCGTTTGCTGTTCGGGCGCGCCTTCGCGAGCGATTTCAGCGTCGAGCTTTGGGACGGAACGCGCGTGTGGGCTGATAAGCACGAACGGTTCGTCCTGCGGGTCAACGCGCCGGGTGCGCTGCGGCTGGCCTTTACGCCGCCAGCCGATCTTTCGACCGGGCGCGCCTTCGCCGCCGGATTGCTCGACGTGCACGGCGATCTTGAGTGCGCGGTCGACGCCTTCTATCGGGTCGGCCAAGCGCGCAGCCCGCTGCGGGTCGTGCGGCTGCTGGCAGCGCTTTCTCGGCTTCCGGCGATGCCGCCGCCCGAGCTGCGCGAGGCGAAGCTGCACGGCGGGCGCCACTCTCGCGCGCGGGATCGTGCCGCGATCGGCTTTCACTACGATCAGCCGGTCGAGTTCTACCGGAGCTTTCTCGGCTGCGAGATGAACTACTCGAGCGCTTATTTCGACGACGGCTGCGAGACGCTCGACGCCGCGCAATCCGCAAAGATGGACTACGTGCTGCGCAAACTGCGTTTGCGCCCGGGCGAACGGCTGCTCGACGTCGGCTGCGGGTGGGGCGGCCTCGTACTGCGCGCCGCGCAGCGCTTCGGCGCGCGAGTGCTCGGTATCACGCTCAGCACGCGTCAGTTGGAAGAGGCACGGCGGCGCATCGCCAATGGCGGCGTTTTCGATCGCGCGCGCGTCGAGTTGCGCGACTACCGCGATCTGCGCGGCGAGCGCTTCGACAAGATCGTTAGCATCGGAATGTTCGAACACGTCGGGCGCGCGAAGCTGCCCGCGTATTTTCGCGCGGTCTATCGCGCGCTGCGACCCGGCGGACTCTTTCTCAACACCGGCATCTCGAATCAAGATCCGCGCAGCGACGGAAAGACTACCGGCTTCATGGATCGCCTCATCTTTCCCGACGGCGAGCTGGTGCCGATCTCCGCGGCGTTGAACATTTCCGAACGCGCGGGCTTCGAAGTGCGCGACGTCGAGAGCCTGCGCGAGCACTACATGCGCACCACGCGCGAGTGGGTCGCGAATCTCGAGCGCAACCGGGCGGCCGCCGTCGCGGCCGCGAGCGAAGTAACTTACCGCCTCTGGCGGCTCTACCTGGCCGGCAGCGCGCAGGGTTTTCGCGTCGGTCGAATCGGAATTTATCAATCCTTATTGGCGCGTCCGCGCGCCGGCGGTTTCGTCGAGCTGCCCGCGACGCGGCGCGACCTTTACGCAGGAGAGGTCGCCGGCGGCTAG
- a CDS encoding Crp/Fnr family transcriptional regulator, protein MQKQRRATGNLFLDNLSGPAFERLRPALTPISLESYQPVDDDGMPVERVLFPLRSMISIVLDMADGSTAEVGVVGREGMTGLAVVLGQTTARQRSLVQIADGAECLPIEDFRAALDHEPELRAFSLRYAQAVLGVSARLSACNALHSTNERCARWLLMANDRVGRERIRLTQEFLGDMLGVRRASIALAAAALQSAGFISYTRGLITILDRPGLESASCECYESMEREWEATMGYSLRRCGLAD, encoded by the coding sequence ATGCAAAAGCAGCGCCGGGCAACCGGAAATTTGTTTCTCGATAACCTTTCCGGGCCCGCCTTCGAACGCTTGCGTCCGGCGCTGACGCCGATCTCGCTCGAATCCTACCAGCCGGTCGACGACGACGGGATGCCGGTAGAACGGGTGCTCTTTCCGCTTCGCAGCATGATCTCGATCGTGCTGGACATGGCCGACGGCAGCACCGCCGAGGTGGGGGTCGTCGGCCGCGAGGGAATGACCGGACTGGCTGTCGTTCTCGGCCAGACCACCGCCCGCCAGCGTAGTCTCGTGCAAATCGCCGACGGTGCGGAATGCCTGCCGATCGAGGACTTTCGTGCCGCCCTGGACCACGAACCGGAGCTGCGCGCGTTCTCGCTGCGCTACGCGCAGGCCGTTCTCGGCGTCTCCGCCCGCCTCTCCGCCTGTAACGCACTTCACTCGACGAACGAGCGCTGCGCGCGCTGGCTCCTCATGGCGAACGACCGCGTCGGTCGCGAGCGCATTCGCCTCACGCAAGAGTTCCTCGGAGATATGCTCGGCGTGCGGCGCGCCAGCATCGCGCTCGCCGCTGCGGCGCTGCAAAGCGCCGGATTCATCAGCTACACGCGCGGCCTTATCACGATCCTCGATCGCCCCGGACTGGAGTCGGCCTCCTGCGAGTGCTACGAGAGCATGGAACGCGAGTGGGAGGCGACGATGGGTTATTCCTTGCGCCGTTGCGGGCTTGCTGACTGA
- a CDS encoding STAS domain-containing protein has translation MINDGGVQNADMVLVVFRGEYDLASKERLRQEFAALVDEASVVLDFSDVSYFDSTMIEELVWLRNAREAAKLERATLVLNNPSLLRILEMLDLGKFLQVVPSLDDVIGRDGKSVRVRYAHMDD, from the coding sequence GTGATCAATGACGGCGGCGTTCAAAACGCCGACATGGTTCTTGTGGTCTTCCGGGGTGAGTACGACCTCGCTTCAAAGGAACGGCTTCGCCAGGAGTTTGCGGCGCTCGTCGACGAGGCGAGCGTCGTTTTAGATTTCAGCGACGTCAGCTATTTTGACTCGACGATGATCGAGGAGCTCGTGTGGCTGCGCAACGCGCGTGAGGCGGCGAAGCTCGAGCGGGCGACCCTCGTGCTCAACAATCCGAGCCTGCTGCGGATCCTCGAGATGCTCGATCTCGGCAAGTTCTTGCAGGTCGTTCCGTCGCTCGACGACGTGATCGGCCGGGATGGAAAATCGGTCCGAGTGCGCTACGCGCACATGGACGACTAG